A genomic window from Candidatus Melainabacteria bacterium includes:
- a CDS encoding transposase, producing MGNDLFQNKYRIKSIRLEHWDYSSDGAYFVTICVKDRECVLGEIVNGKIKLSKIGDIVKQCWCEIPKHFKNVDSDEFIVMPNHVHGIIQITNDGCDDGCRDAINRVSTGTGGITHKYNPMLSKSLSTIIRWYKGRCKYEINKNQNKIYFQWQPRFYESIIRNENHLNAVREYIVNNPSRWEFDRNNNPLYHSHL from the coding sequence ATGGGCAATGATTTATTTCAGAACAAATATAGAATAAAATCTATTCGATTGGAGCATTGGGATTATTCATCTGATGGGGCATATTTTGTAACCATTTGTGTGAAAGATAGAGAATGTGTTTTGGGTGAAATTGTTAATGGAAAAATAAAATTATCAAAAATCGGGGATATTGTGAAACAATGTTGGTGTGAAATTCCAAAACATTTTAAAAATGTTGATTCGGACGAATTTATTGTAATGCCAAACCATGTGCATGGAATCATACAAATAACCAATGATGGTTGTGATGATGGTTGTAGAGACGCGATTAATCGCGTCTCTACGGGTACGGGTGGAATTACCCACAAATACAACCCAATGTTGTCAAAATCATTATCAACAATAATCCGATGGTATAAAGGACGTTGCAAATATGAAATAAATAAAAATCAAAACAAAATATATTTCCAATGGCAACCACGATTTTATGAATCAATCATTCGTAATGAAAACCATTTGAATGCAGTACGTGAATATATTGTTAATAATCCTTCAAGATGGGAATTCGATAGAAACAATAATCCTTTATACCACAGCCATTTGTAA
- a CDS encoding NAD-dependent malic enzyme: MSGKLLFNPQAFCIRLNSPSGSFSGIATIINGSGGHLGDIKVVENNQNFVTRDIHFFSNTIQAREIISKLHDLPGTQILDVQNEVYNAHVSGKIEIKLKKEVRDYRDLSVVYTPGVAEVCRTIHQDQKLAYNLTIKKNSVAVVTDGSAVLGLGNIGPYAGMPVMEGKAMLFKMLADVDAYPICLDVKTPDEIVQIVKAIAPGFGGINLEDIAAPKCFEIERRLQNELDIPVFHDDQHGTAVVVTAALFNAVKVVGKKLEDLEIAITGAGAAGVSCAKMLLFAGVRNIIVTDRNGAIYMGRKEMNPAKEELASLTNQERQKGAISDVIKGADVFIGVSGPNLVSVDDIKSMAKDPIVFALSNPDPEIKPELAKPYVRIMATGRSDYPNQINNVLCFPGLFRGLLDSYATTVTEKMKYAAAKAIASIVQDYELSESYIIPNIFNKHVAPAVASAVADAAFEDRVTKVIPEVDLKLI, encoded by the coding sequence ATGTCAGGTAAACTTTTATTTAATCCACAAGCTTTTTGTATAAGATTAAATTCACCAAGTGGATCATTTTCAGGTATTGCAACAATTATAAATGGCTCTGGAGGTCATTTAGGTGATATTAAAGTAGTTGAAAATAATCAAAATTTTGTTACTAGAGATATTCATTTTTTTTCTAATACAATCCAAGCAAGAGAAATTATTTCAAAGTTACATGACTTACCAGGAACACAAATTCTTGATGTTCAAAATGAAGTTTACAATGCCCATGTCAGTGGAAAAATTGAGATCAAATTAAAAAAAGAAGTAAGAGATTATAGAGACTTATCGGTAGTTTATACACCAGGTGTAGCTGAAGTTTGTAGAACCATTCATCAGGATCAAAAGCTTGCTTATAACCTAACAATTAAAAAAAATTCAGTTGCAGTTGTTACTGATGGCTCTGCTGTTTTAGGGCTTGGAAATATTGGACCTTATGCTGGAATGCCTGTTATGGAAGGTAAGGCAATGTTATTTAAAATGCTTGCAGATGTTGATGCTTATCCTATTTGCCTTGATGTAAAAACTCCTGATGAAATTGTTCAAATAGTTAAAGCAATTGCTCCTGGTTTTGGCGGGATAAATCTTGAAGATATTGCAGCACCAAAATGTTTTGAAATAGAAAGAAGATTACAAAATGAACTTGACATTCCTGTTTTTCATGATGATCAACATGGAACTGCAGTTGTTGTTACTGCTGCTCTTTTTAATGCTGTAAAAGTAGTTGGTAAAAAGTTAGAAGATTTAGAGATAGCAATCACTGGAGCTGGTGCTGCAGGAGTTTCTTGTGCAAAGATGTTACTTTTTGCAGGTGTAAGAAATATTATTGTTACTGATAGAAATGGTGCTATTTATATGGGAAGAAAAGAAATGAATCCTGCTAAAGAAGAACTTGCATCACTTACAAATCAAGAAAGACAAAAAGGAGCAATTTCAGATGTTATAAAAGGTGCTGATGTATTTATAGGTGTGTCAGGACCCAATTTGGTTAGTGTAGATGATATTAAATCAATGGCAAAAGATCCAATTGTTTTTGCTTTGTCAAATCCTGATCCTGAAATTAAACCTGAACTTGCAAAACCATATGTAAGGATCATGGCAACTGGTCGCTCTGATTATCCAAATCAAATAAACAATGTTTTATGTTTTCCTGGGCTCTTCCGCGGACTACTAGATAGTTATGCTACAACTGTTACAGAAAAAATGAAATATGCAGCAGCAAAAGCAATTGCTTCAATAGTCCAAGATTATGAATTAAGTGAAAGCTATATAATCCCAAACATATTCAATAAACATGTAGCACCTGCAGTTGCAAGTGCAGTTGCAGATGCTGCTTTTGAAGATAGGGTTACAAAAGTTATTCCAGAAGTTGATTTAAAGTTAATATAG
- a CDS encoding tetratricopeptide repeat protein produces the protein MSRKKISLNIFLLFILLILCFIHTPAYSQGIQEAKESAKNFNPKPASASLYNLGLKSYEQGDLQSAVIYFKKAIDLDPEFVDAYYNLGAIYKKQKNLPLAIFFFQKAVELNSKDAEATYELASCYYENKNFIKAKEYFSLLPKDFPKYGEVMNKLGIINQTLVQQNNSSTAESQAQLLVNTLTKPSQEDFKDPVKTVTSNLNGGPTGIAKDSKNNLYVANFTKDRIERINANGTREIFIEKLGIKGPVGIAIDQSDNIYVANYTGNSILKITQNKEVTVLADNIIKPYYLFYDTESNKLFATLQGNDSLVELEPTKISKQPITSR, from the coding sequence ATGAGTAGAAAAAAAATTAGTTTAAATATTTTTTTATTGTTTATTCTCTTAATTTTATGCTTTATACATACTCCTGCTTACTCTCAAGGAATACAAGAGGCAAAAGAAAGTGCTAAGAACTTTAATCCTAAACCAGCAAGTGCAAGTTTATATAACTTAGGCTTAAAAAGTTACGAACAAGGAGATCTTCAATCAGCAGTAATTTATTTTAAAAAAGCAATTGATTTAGATCCTGAGTTTGTTGATGCTTATTATAATCTCGGAGCAATTTATAAAAAACAAAAAAATCTACCTCTTGCAATTTTTTTCTTCCAAAAAGCAGTTGAATTAAATTCAAAAGATGCTGAAGCAACTTACGAACTTGCCAGTTGTTACTATGAAAACAAAAACTTTATAAAAGCAAAGGAATATTTCTCTCTGCTGCCTAAAGATTTCCCTAAGTATGGAGAAGTAATGAACAAGCTAGGAATAATAAATCAAACACTAGTACAACAAAATAATAGTAGTACTGCTGAAAGCCAAGCTCAGCTTTTAGTTAACACTCTTACTAAGCCATCACAAGAAGATTTTAAAGATCCAGTTAAGACAGTTACTAGTAATCTTAATGGTGGACCAACAGGTATAGCAAAAGACAGCAAGAATAATTTATACGTTGCTAACTTTACAAAAGATCGTATTGAAAGAATAAATGCTAATGGTACAAGAGAAATATTTATTGAAAAACTTGGAATAAAAGGTCCTGTAGGTATTGCAATAGATCAAAGCGATAATATTTATGTTGCTAATTATACTGGTAATTCAATTTTAAAAATTACTCAAAACAAAGAAGTAACAGTTTTAGCTGACAATATTATCAAGCCATATTACCTTTTTTACGATACTGAATCTAATAAACTTTTTGCAACATTACAAGGAAATGATTCACTGGTGGAGCTAGAACCCACCAAAATATCCAAGCAGCCAATAACATCCAGATAG
- the aroA gene encoding 3-phosphoshikimate 1-carboxyvinyltransferase — MKQFTVTPLKNPIKSTISVPADKSISHRAIIIGGVANGRTEIKNLLTSRDCLNTLKIMQQLGIEINTYNNYESITIYGKGRNSFSEPKNILNCGNSGTTIRLLSGLLSTQNFLSILTGDDSLLSRPMGRVIEPLTLMGAKIAAREHNTKAPIVILPGMLHGITYEMLVSSAQVKSAIMLAALYAKGETRIIEKEKTRDHTERMLNVFGATIKHEKNEIVVGSEQDLKAQDLSIPGDISSAAFFITACSIIQSSEMLLQRVLVNPTRTGILNVLKKMGTKIEITNKKDSSGEPVADLFVTSNNLNAVEVKGSTIITLIDEIPILCIAMAQASGKSIIKDAKELRYKESDRISVMVQVLRKLGVEVNELEDGLEINGLNGEPFQVNQNIEWPKHSDHRVAMSIAIAALKANEPITIPGSEWISTSFPDFEKLINQLQMAVV, encoded by the coding sequence ATGAAACAATTTACAGTTACTCCCTTAAAAAATCCAATTAAGTCAACCATCTCAGTTCCAGCTGACAAATCAATATCCCACAGAGCAATTATTATTGGAGGAGTTGCAAATGGAAGAACAGAAATTAAAAATTTATTAACAAGCAGAGACTGTTTAAATACTTTAAAAATAATGCAGCAGCTTGGTATTGAAATTAACACTTATAACAATTATGAATCTATAACTATTTATGGTAAGGGAAGAAACTCATTTTCAGAACCTAAAAACATTTTAAACTGTGGAAACTCAGGTACAACTATCAGACTACTTAGTGGATTATTAAGTACACAAAATTTCTTATCTATTCTTACAGGTGATGATTCACTTTTAAGTCGTCCAATGGGCAGAGTCATTGAGCCACTTACTCTTATGGGTGCAAAAATTGCAGCTAGAGAACATAATACTAAAGCTCCTATTGTAATTTTGCCAGGAATGTTACATGGAATTACTTATGAAATGCTAGTTAGTAGTGCACAAGTAAAATCTGCAATTATGCTAGCAGCACTATACGCTAAAGGTGAAACAAGAATAATTGAAAAAGAAAAAACAAGGGATCATACTGAAAGGATGTTAAATGTTTTTGGTGCAACAATCAAGCATGAAAAAAATGAAATTGTAGTTGGGTCTGAACAAGACTTAAAAGCTCAAGACCTTTCTATTCCAGGTGATATATCTTCAGCTGCATTTTTTATAACAGCATGTAGCATAATCCAAAGCTCTGAAATGCTTTTACAAAGAGTATTAGTAAATCCTACAAGGACAGGCATATTAAATGTACTCAAGAAGATGGGAACAAAAATTGAAATTACAAACAAAAAAGATTCTTCAGGTGAACCAGTTGCTGATTTATTTGTAACATCTAACAATCTTAATGCAGTTGAAGTCAAAGGGAGTACAATTATAACTCTAATAGACGAAATCCCAATTTTGTGCATTGCAATGGCTCAAGCAAGCGGAAAGTCAATTATTAAAGATGCAAAAGAACTACGTTACAAAGAATCAGACAGAATAAGTGTTATGGTACAAGTTTTAAGAAAACTTGGCGTAGAAGTAAACGAGCTTGAGGATGGTTTAGAAATTAATGGTTTAAATGGAGAGCCTTTTCAAGTAAACCAAAATATTGAATGGCCAAAACATTCAGATCACAGAGTAGCCATGTCAATTGCAATAGCAGCCTTAAAAGCAAATGAACCAATTACAATTCCTGGCTCTGAGTGGATAAGCACATCATTTCCAGATTTTGAAAAATTAATAAATCAATTACAAATGGCTGTGGTATAA
- a CDS encoding MFS transporter, whose amino-acid sequence MSQAKKNYFPLLFAVAFTYFTFGAITNVAGAIVPKIKETYQVSGSASSFLASVFFIAYGLTSVPFGFVINKYGTKFTLLLGALITTAGVFLFASVPGYYPNMISMFTCGVGITALQVSLNPLVKEISNPEKYSRNLTLFMVLFGVGSYVAPHVVTCVKSRGLEWNYAYWLFTAVSIVMFFSLAFPKYPSELRAGHVQPLQNSKTGFVELLKDPLMLMYTLAIFLYVGVEVGVAYNIGLFLEDAHNISTILGNNAESIKNSTIANYWLGLLLGRLLGSFVLDKIPTKKAIQIYISCAALALGVAVFSKSLTIVLWAFPIVGFFISIMFPSIYGLAIDSYKKEYSGIVSGILCTAIIGGAVIAPVITKVSEITGSLQEPNWHIAMLIAFACYAYIFTVGIWAKGKRIEG is encoded by the coding sequence ATGAGTCAAGCAAAGAAAAACTATTTTCCATTACTTTTTGCAGTAGCCTTTACATATTTTACTTTTGGAGCAATTACAAATGTAGCAGGTGCAATTGTACCTAAGATTAAAGAAACATATCAAGTAAGTGGCTCAGCATCTAGTTTTCTAGCTTCTGTTTTTTTTATTGCCTACGGCTTAACATCAGTTCCATTTGGTTTTGTAATTAATAAATACGGGACAAAATTTACTTTGCTCTTAGGAGCACTCATTACTACAGCTGGTGTTTTTCTCTTTGCTAGTGTGCCTGGTTATTATCCAAATATGATTAGTATGTTTACATGTGGCGTTGGAATTACAGCTCTTCAAGTTAGCCTTAATCCTCTTGTTAAAGAAATTAGTAACCCTGAAAAGTATTCTAGAAACTTAACTTTGTTTATGGTCTTGTTTGGGGTTGGATCATATGTAGCTCCTCATGTTGTAACTTGTGTAAAGTCAAGAGGACTAGAGTGGAATTATGCATATTGGTTATTTACAGCTGTTTCAATAGTTATGTTTTTTTCTTTAGCTTTTCCAAAATATCCTTCCGAACTCAGGGCTGGACATGTCCAGCCCCTACAAAACTCAAAAACTGGATTTGTAGAACTCTTAAAAGATCCATTAATGCTTATGTACACATTAGCGATTTTTCTTTATGTAGGAGTTGAAGTAGGAGTTGCATACAATATTGGACTTTTTTTAGAAGATGCTCATAATATTTCAACTATTTTAGGAAATAATGCTGAGAGTATTAAAAATTCAACAATTGCAAATTACTGGCTTGGTTTACTTCTTGGCAGATTATTAGGAAGTTTTGTTTTGGATAAAATTCCAACTAAAAAAGCAATTCAAATTTATATTTCTTGTGCAGCTCTTGCTTTAGGAGTTGCAGTCTTTTCAAAAAGCTTAACTATTGTGTTGTGGGCATTTCCAATTGTAGGATTTTTTATATCAATTATGTTTCCTTCAATTTATGGCCTTGCTATTGACTCTTATAAAAAAGAATATTCTGGCATAGTTTCAGGAATACTTTGTACTGCAATAATTGGTGGTGCTGTAATTGCACCAGTAATTACAAAAGTTTCAGAAATAACAGGTTCATTACAAGAACCAAACTGGCATATTGCTATGTTAATTGCTTTTGCTTGTTATGCATATATTTTTACAGTAGGGATTTGGGCAAAAGGAAAAAGAATAGAAGGATGA